The Flavivirga eckloniae genomic interval CACGATTTATGTGCATCTCTAAGTGTTGATAATGAAGCTTTCGATCAGGCAAGTATCCTTCCAAACCCTTTTAATCATACTTTACGTATTGATTCTCAAGATCGTTTACAAAAAGTCGAGATTTATTCTATGCTAGGAAAAAAGGTAGGGGATATACATTCAGGTTTTAAAAATATTCCCACCGATTATATTTCTAAAGGAGTTTATGTAGTAAAAGTTTACTCCGATAAAGGAGCTACTACGAAAACCCTTATTAAAAATTAGAATATCCGGTTTACAAATCTAAGCCCCATTCAAAAAGATAAAAAAATTACAATGAAAAAACTTTTAAAAGGAATTAAAAGCTCTCTCCTGGTGAGAGGGCTATTGTTCTCTACGTTTCTATTGTTCACGATGTGTATAACTATTGTGGATATTACACAACCAACATCGGCGACAGTTGGTGAGGAAATCGATATAACGGTCGATTTAAAATTAAATCCTATCGCCGACGATACTCATTATTTGATGTTTGGGTTTCTAGCACCAAAATCCTGGGATGTTGAAGGAACTGCAGTAGTTACTTATATATCTAGTGTTGGAAATGGTACTATGAGTTTAGCACCAGCAGATGAAAAAGCCCCATTAGCCGATACCAATCCTGGACCTAATAATTGGGTAAATGAAATGACCGAAATTATTGGTATAGGAGAAAATTATGGAGAAGTTAAATGGGTTGTATACAAATCAGACGTTACCTTAAATAGTATAAATGGTGTTGAAATAACAGGTCAGGTTCAATTAAAAGTAAAAGTTGGCCCAGAAAACCTAGTTACACAATTAGGATACGTAGCTGCTAATACAGGTTATGGAATTAGAGATACAAAACATGCAGCAAAGTTTACAGATTGTATGGAAGTAACCGGAGGTACGAATCCTAGAAAAGATTTATGCGGGGAGATTCCTAATCCGGTAACCTACCAACCAGAATCATTTTCTTTTGAAGATATCGTTAAGATCAATTTTGATGCAGCAAAAGGGGGCGGTGCATTAGTTGGAACAGATCAGGTGTATTTATGTATTTCTGCAAAGGTAGAAGGTAATACCGTAGATATTTGTGATAAAAGCGACGCTGTTAAGATGAATAGTTTAGGAGGTAATTTATGGGATATTACCATTTGGCCTAGAGGGCTTTTTAATGTGCCTAAAGGTTCTAGTATTTCTGAGATTAGCTACTCCTTTAAAAATGAAGCAGGAAACATCGTTGTTCAGGATCCAAATACAACCGAAGACTTTATACTGGAAGAAAACTGTAATTAATTAAAGAATACATATGAAATTAAAAATATTAAGCCTTTTAATACTAATATTTATCGTATTTGGAAATCTTACGGCTTATTCCCAAAGTAGAACGGTAAAAGGAATAGTAACTTCCGGATCGACTAATTTTCCACTAGCATTTGCTAACGTATCAATAAAATACACACCTTACGGGGTGTCAACAAATTTTGATGGAAGTTACGAGATTCGTCTACAAGAATCAGAAACTACACTTATATTTAGCTATCAAGGCTTTAAAACTCAGGAGGTAGTTGTTACTAAATCTGAAATTAATATTGTGCTTCAAGAAGATATAACCAAGTTAGATGAAGTTGTACTTATTGGTTACGGAAGCTCTTCAAGAAAAGATTTAACAGGATCGATAGGATCACTTAAATCAAAGGATTTAGATGCGGTACGAGTAACATCGGTTGATGAGTTTGTACAAGGACGTGTTTCTGGGGTGGTTTTAACCCAAACATCCGGACAACCTGGTGGTGCCTCTTCAATTAGAATTAGGGGTACAAGTTCAATTCTTGCAGGAAATGAACCCTTATATGTTATCGATGGTGTTATTGTTGAAAGTAGTAATTCCATGCAATCTTCTGGTATAGCAGATGGACCACCAATTAACGCGATGTCTAACATTAACCCGGCAGATATTAAGTCGATCGATGTTTTAAAAGATGCCTCGGCAACTGCGATTTATGGATCCAGAGGAGCGAGTGGTGTTATTATAATTAAAACAAAAAGAGGGCATAATGGAGAAGTAAAAGTAGACTTCGATTCGTATTTAGGTGTACAAACGGTTAATAAAAAACTTAAGCTTTTAAACGGAGCACAATTTGCACATTATATAAACGAAGCAAACTATAATGCAGGCATGCCAAGACTGTATACAGACCCTACAGCATTTGGTGAAGGAACAGATTGGCAAGACGAATTATTTAGAGAAGCTATTATTCAAAATTACAATTTCTCTGCAAGAGGCGGTAACGAGAATGTAAAATATGCTCTTAGTGGTTCTTACTTGGGGCAGGAAGGTGTTGTACAAGGAACAGATTTTAATCGTATGAGTTTTAGAGCTAATCTAGATTTTAAACTAAGCGAAAATGTAAGTCTTGAAAATACAGCTAATATTAGTAGAATAAATTTCAATACAGTAAATACAGAGGGAAGCACAGGTTTAGGTAGAGGAAGTTTTGTTTCTAGAACATACGATTTTAGCCCGTTACTTCCTGTAGTTACAGAAAATGGAGATTACACAAAAGCTAATTATATGGTTGATAATAACGGATCGTTTGTTAATACGATTGAAAACTCAAACTTTGTAGGCGGTACTGCCTTAGTGAATCCGTTGGCCGAAATCGCTTTAAACGAAAGTAAAGGAAAGAATACGCGATTAATGAATAACTTAGTGCTTAAATGGGAACTAAGAAAGAATCTGCATTTTAAATCTTCTCTAGGTGTAGACTTATTGTTTAACGACGAGAGTGTGTTTAGAACTGTTCAACTTGATTTTTCTCCATCTAGACAAGCCAATGCTTTAAGAGCTAAGCAGCTAAGTTCTAACTGGGTTAATGAATCAACACTAAGATATACAAACACATTTAACAACAAACACAATTTAAACAGTTTTGTTGGTTTCTCTGCGCAGCAATTCGAAGTAGATAATTTGAGCGGGATTGCGTTAGGCTTTCCAGTAGAGAATTTCGGAACCGACAATATTGGTTTGGGAGAACAGCCAACTATAGGTTCTGGATTAACAAAATCTGCATTACTATCCTATTTTGGTCGTGCTAGCTATACTTACGCTGGTAAATATATCATTACGTTAACAGGAAGATACGATGGTTTTTCCGGGTTTGGAGAAAATAACAAATATGAATTTTTCCCTTCGGCAGCTTTAGCGTGGAATATCTCTGATGAAGGATTTATGGAAGACTCAAGTGTATTTTCACATCTTAAATTAAGATTGGGTTATGGAGAAGTTGGTAACTCAGCGTTAGGAGCATACTCGTCATTATCAAGATATAGAAAATCCATTCATTATTTTGGAGGTGAGCCAGCACCAGGGTTTATCCCTTCTTCTGCAGCTAATGCAGATCTTAAGTGGGAAGTGTCTCAGCAATATAATGCTGGTTTAGATATGAGTTTCTTCGATAGTAAATTAGGTATAACGATAGATGTGTATAATAAAAAGACGGAAGATTTATTATTGAATTTACCAACCCCTTTACAAACAGGTTATAGTATTGCAACCATAAATGCCGGTAATGTAGAAAACAGAGGTATTGAAGCATCATTAGATGGTAAAATATTTACAGGAGAACAGTTCGAATGGTCGGCAAATGTAGCCGTATCATACAACGAAAATGAGATTACAAACCTGGCTGGGTTAGATCAAATTTCAACAGGAGCAGGCGTTAACGTTATAGATGGTTGGCAGCGTTTAGTTGAAGGTGGTGAAATTGGAGCTTTCTTCGGATATGTATCTGACGGGATAGCACAATTAGATGATAATATTAGTAGCATTCCTCATTTCCTTACAGAAACCTTAGTGCCGGGAGAGCGCAAGTACAAGGACTTAAATGGTGATGGCGTAATCAATGCAGACGACAGAACTTTTATAGGGAATCCAAATCCGGAATATAGTTTTGGAATCAGTAATACGTTTAGATATAAAGCATTCGATTTGAATTTATTTATACAAGGCGTATATGGTAATGAGATTGTTAACTTTAATAGATACAATATAGAAGCTCTAGACGGGCGTTCGAATGTTACTTTAGAAGCGTTTAGTAATAGATGGACACCAAATAATCCTTCCAATACATTTACAAGAGCAGCTACCGGACAGCGTGTTGCCAGATTTTCAGATCACTTTGTTGAGGATGGATCTTACTTAAGATTAAAATCTATTACGTTGGGCTATTCTGTACCAGCATCGTATATGACCAAAACTGGAATTAACAGAATGCGATTTTATGTTACAGGTAAAAACCTGTTTACTTTAAGTGATTACAGTGGTGTAGATCCAGAAGTAAGTGTAGGAGGGCAAGATAATAACCTAAGTGCCGGTGGCGATTTTGGTAGCTACCCATCTACACAAACGTTACTGTTTGGATTAAACTTTAACTTTTAATGCTAAATTAATTTAAAATGAAATTATATAACAAATATATACTGTTTTTAGCGCCACTCATGCTTTTAGCATTTTGGAGTTGTGAGGACTTTTTAGAAGAAGATCCAAATTTTATTACAGAAGGCACATTTTATAAAACAGAAACAGATGCCAGGTTAGCAGTAAATGGAATTTATGAAACCTTAGGAGGAGGTGCTTTTAATAGAAATTGGGAAGGTGTGTACTTTAATAATTATTGGACCGCAGTAGCGTTAATGTCCGATGAAGGTATACCCGGACCACTTAGCTATGATGCGAATTATATGCAGTTGGCAAATTATTCCCTAGGAC includes:
- a CDS encoding DUF4961 domain-containing protein; translation: MKKLLKGIKSSLLVRGLLFSTFLLFTMCITIVDITQPTSATVGEEIDITVDLKLNPIADDTHYLMFGFLAPKSWDVEGTAVVTYISSVGNGTMSLAPADEKAPLADTNPGPNNWVNEMTEIIGIGENYGEVKWVVYKSDVTLNSINGVEITGQVQLKVKVGPENLVTQLGYVAANTGYGIRDTKHAAKFTDCMEVTGGTNPRKDLCGEIPNPVTYQPESFSFEDIVKINFDAAKGGGALVGTDQVYLCISAKVEGNTVDICDKSDAVKMNSLGGNLWDITIWPRGLFNVPKGSSISEISYSFKNEAGNIVVQDPNTTEDFILEENCN
- a CDS encoding SusC/RagA family TonB-linked outer membrane protein, which gives rise to MKLKILSLLILIFIVFGNLTAYSQSRTVKGIVTSGSTNFPLAFANVSIKYTPYGVSTNFDGSYEIRLQESETTLIFSYQGFKTQEVVVTKSEINIVLQEDITKLDEVVLIGYGSSSRKDLTGSIGSLKSKDLDAVRVTSVDEFVQGRVSGVVLTQTSGQPGGASSIRIRGTSSILAGNEPLYVIDGVIVESSNSMQSSGIADGPPINAMSNINPADIKSIDVLKDASATAIYGSRGASGVIIIKTKRGHNGEVKVDFDSYLGVQTVNKKLKLLNGAQFAHYINEANYNAGMPRLYTDPTAFGEGTDWQDELFREAIIQNYNFSARGGNENVKYALSGSYLGQEGVVQGTDFNRMSFRANLDFKLSENVSLENTANISRINFNTVNTEGSTGLGRGSFVSRTYDFSPLLPVVTENGDYTKANYMVDNNGSFVNTIENSNFVGGTALVNPLAEIALNESKGKNTRLMNNLVLKWELRKNLHFKSSLGVDLLFNDESVFRTVQLDFSPSRQANALRAKQLSSNWVNESTLRYTNTFNNKHNLNSFVGFSAQQFEVDNLSGIALGFPVENFGTDNIGLGEQPTIGSGLTKSALLSYFGRASYTYAGKYIITLTGRYDGFSGFGENNKYEFFPSAALAWNISDEGFMEDSSVFSHLKLRLGYGEVGNSALGAYSSLSRYRKSIHYFGGEPAPGFIPSSAANADLKWEVSQQYNAGLDMSFFDSKLGITIDVYNKKTEDLLLNLPTPLQTGYSIATINAGNVENRGIEASLDGKIFTGEQFEWSANVAVSYNENEITNLAGLDQISTGAGVNVIDGWQRLVEGGEIGAFFGYVSDGIAQLDDNISSIPHFLTETLVPGERKYKDLNGDGVINADDRTFIGNPNPEYSFGISNTFRYKAFDLNLFIQGVYGNEIVNFNRYNIEALDGRSNVTLEAFSNRWTPNNPSNTFTRAATGQRVARFSDHFVEDGSYLRLKSITLGYSVPASYMTKTGINRMRFYVTGKNLFTLSDYSGVDPEVSVGGQDNNLSAGGDFGSYPSTQTLLFGLNFNF